In Electrophorus electricus isolate fEleEle1 chromosome 14, fEleEle1.pri, whole genome shotgun sequence, a single window of DNA contains:
- the hbae5 gene encoding LOW QUALITY PROTEIN: hemoglobin, alpha embryonic 5 (The sequence of the model RefSeq protein was modified relative to this genomic sequence to represent the inferred CDS: inserted 2 bases in 2 codons; deleted 1 base in 1 codon; substituted 1 base at 1 genomic stop codon): MSCIGRTHKCKMSLSAKDKETVKAIWAKIAPKADDVGCEALSRXTILIATLTPSSRFAECLWPTHRPGSAPVRKHGKKIMTALGDAVAKIDDLFGGLPALSELHAFQLXNFKILNHNILLVLAQYFPDDFTAEFXPEEKFLASVALTMRNKYR; this comes from the exons ATGTCATGCATCGGTCGgacacataaatgcaaaatgagTCTGTCTGCCAAGGACAAGGAGACCGTGAAGGCCATTTGGGCAAAAATC GCCCCGAAGGCTGATGACGTCGGCTGCGAGGCATTGTCTAGGTAAACAATTTTGATCG CTACCTTAACGCCTTCAAGTCGCTTTGCAGAATGTTTGTGGCCCACCCACAGACCAGGTTCCGCACCAGTCAGGAAACACGGAAAGAAAATCATGACCGCGCTTGGGGACGCTGTAGCCAAAATCGATGACCTCTTCGGTGGCCTGCCCGCCCTCAGCGAACTGCATGCCTTTCAGC CCAATTTCAAG ATCCTGAACCACAACATCCTTTTGGTGCTGGCACAATATTTCCCAGATGATTTCACTGCCGAAT CTCCCGAGGAGAAATTCCTAGCCAGTGTGGCCCTGACCATGCGTAACAAATATCGTTAA
- the LOC113574849 gene encoding hemoglobin subunit beta-2-like isoform X1, whose translation MVEWTQEERVIIKEIFSKLNYEDVGPKSLCRILVVYPWTQRYFAHFGNLYNPEMILANPKIANHGVVVFRGLEMAVQNMDNIKNTYANLSKLHSEKLHVDPDNFQLLADCITIVIATKMRSAFTPEKQATWYKFLSVVVSALSKQYF comes from the exons atggTCGAGTGGACACAAGAAGAGCGCGTCATCATAAAGGAGATTTTCAGTAAACTAAATTATGAAGACGTCGGACCGAAATCCCTGTGCAG GATTCTAGTTGTTTACCCCTGGACCCAGCggtattttgcacattttggaAACCTGTACAACCCCGAAATGATATTGGCGAACCCAAAGATCGCGAATCATGGTGTCGTCGTGTTCCGAGGGCTGGAAATGGCCGTACAGAACATGGACAACATCAAAAACACGTACGCTAACCTGAGCAAACTGCACTCCGAGAAACTTCACGTGGATCCCGACAATTTCCAG ctgctggctGATTGCATCACGATCGTGATTGCGACCAAGATGCGCTCTGCCTTCACACCCGAGAAGCAGGCTACATGGTACAAGTTCTTGTCCGTCGTCGTCTCCGCTTTGAGCAAACAGTATTTTTGA
- the LOC113574849 gene encoding hemoglobin subunit beta-2-like isoform X2: MKTSDRNPCAVVYPWTQRYFAHFGNLYNPEMILANPKIANHGVVVFRGLEMAVQNMDNIKNTYANLSKLHSEKLHVDPDNFQLLADCITIVIATKMRSAFTPEKQATWYKFLSVVVSALSKQYF, from the exons ATGAAGACGTCGGACCGAAATCCCTGTGCAG TTGTTTACCCCTGGACCCAGCggtattttgcacattttggaAACCTGTACAACCCCGAAATGATATTGGCGAACCCAAAGATCGCGAATCATGGTGTCGTCGTGTTCCGAGGGCTGGAAATGGCCGTACAGAACATGGACAACATCAAAAACACGTACGCTAACCTGAGCAAACTGCACTCCGAGAAACTTCACGTGGATCCCGACAATTTCCAG ctgctggctGATTGCATCACGATCGTGATTGCGACCAAGATGCGCTCTGCCTTCACACCCGAGAAGCAGGCTACATGGTACAAGTTCTTGTCCGTCGTCGTCTCCGCTTTGAGCAAACAGTATTTTTGA
- the zgc:163057 gene encoding hemoglobin subunit alpha-D translates to MLSNREKELLIELWDKLALVAEDIGSEALLRMFTAFPKTKTYFEHLDLSPRSEHLRSHGKKIVLALAEGTRDISTPLFTENLGYLGRFHAYQLRIHPTNFKILNHCMLVTIACYMGEDFGPAVHAATDKYLSAFSALLAEKFR, encoded by the exons ATGCTTTCAAATCGCGAGAAAGAACTACTTATAGAGCTATGGGACAAACTGGCACTAGTGGCAGAAGATATTGGGTCTGAAGCTCTATTAAG AATGTTTACGGCGTTTCCTAAAACAAAGACGTACTTCGAGCACCTAGACCTCAGTCCACGATCAGAACATTTACGATCCCATGGGAAGAAGATCGTTTTGGCCTTAGCAGAGGGCACAAGGGACATAAGCACACCACTTTTTACCGAGAATTTGGGCTACCTCGGTAGATTTCATGCCTACCAACTGAGAATTCATCCAACCAACTTCAAG ATTCTGAATCACTGTATGCTGGTGACAATAGCTTGCTATATGGGTGAAGATTTCGGCCCTGCTGTACACGCGGCAACGGACAAGTATCTTTCGGCATTTTCCGCATTGCTTGCGGAGAAATTCAGATAA